A portion of the Sphaerochaeta pleomorpha str. Grapes genome contains these proteins:
- a CDS encoding magnesium transporter CorA family protein — MITIRNNVVTTNPGDPVQAASYTWVDARDVNRDDITLLEEQYAISSELLADIMDQDEQSRIEKEDDYVALIVRLPALADDCKGINQYAVPLGIVLYKDTVITICQSDSIVLEDFSRNRYRQYPVGTKEGFVISILGRAVMVYIRLLKYINRQKSLVEEQLHKSIMNYELIQLLQIQKSLVYFSTSLTTNEALLERLLKTPYFKISTEEEQDFLEDVITDNKQAIEMANIYASILTGTMDAFASVISNNMNVIMKRLTIISISLMFPTFIVSFYGMNLELPLMHFQYAWIVALLACGLSAFVGTWFLSDRRNQRLIQRTMQGGVLPEKEAMKRKERRREKRREKSKKKRSLVD, encoded by the coding sequence ATGATTACTATTAGAAACAACGTCGTTACGACCAATCCAGGTGATCCCGTACAGGCTGCATCCTATACTTGGGTAGATGCAAGGGATGTCAATCGCGATGACATCACCTTGCTTGAAGAACAATATGCTATTTCCAGCGAGTTGCTGGCAGATATCATGGACCAGGACGAGCAGTCACGCATTGAGAAAGAAGACGACTATGTCGCTCTCATCGTACGTCTGCCAGCCCTTGCCGATGATTGCAAAGGTATCAACCAATATGCAGTACCCTTAGGGATTGTCCTCTATAAGGACACTGTCATAACTATCTGCCAGAGCGACAGTATTGTATTGGAAGATTTTTCCAGAAACCGATATCGGCAATATCCCGTAGGGACAAAGGAAGGCTTTGTCATCAGCATTCTCGGCCGTGCTGTCATGGTATATATTCGCTTGTTAAAATATATCAACAGACAGAAATCCCTCGTTGAAGAACAGTTGCATAAGAGCATCATGAACTATGAGCTGATCCAGTTGCTCCAGATCCAGAAATCACTGGTATATTTTTCTACAAGCCTCACTACCAACGAGGCATTGCTTGAGCGATTGCTCAAGACCCCCTATTTCAAGATTAGCACGGAAGAGGAGCAGGATTTTCTAGAGGATGTTATCACCGATAACAAACAGGCTATTGAAATGGCCAATATCTATGCTTCAATCCTTACTGGGACGATGGATGCTTTTGCTTCGGTAATCAGCAACAATATGAATGTCATCATGAAACGGTTGACTATCATTTCCATAAGCCTGATGTTCCCTACCTTTATTGTAAGTTTCTATGGAATGAACCTGGAACTACCCCTGATGCATTTCCAATATGCCTGGATTGTTGCACTGCTGGCATGTGGCCTGAGCGCCTTTGTCGGGACTTGGTTTCTTTCTGACAGGAGGAACCAGAGGCTGATCCAACGCACTATGCAAGGTGGCGTACTCCCTGAGAAAGAAGCGATGAAAAGAAAAGAAAGAAGAAGAGAGAAAAGAAGAGAGAAAAGCAAAAAAAAGAGGTCGCTGGTAGATTGA